A genomic stretch from Mesotoga sp. Brook.08.105.5.1 includes:
- a CDS encoding DUF6305 family protein, whose product MKKAILVMIIVSVVGALAFSATEVSLALPVVITSAGQSTEVETVTYVADEVGLKYDYCDILSKDELAAGVGLGGAVSAIGKHVTTLSPDPKGTKFQSMILVLGASLKGMGASGLSVESEVSRLKALIDYAKANEIAIIAVAIGGSVQRGLPGSPIEVMIDTVAPFADIFIVTKDSNKDGRFTNAASERNVPIVEIDSAFDLLDTFTEVFGL is encoded by the coding sequence ATGAAGAAAGCAATTCTCGTTATGATTATTGTTTCTGTTGTCGGTGCACTTGCCTTCTCGGCTACAGAAGTCTCACTGGCACTTCCTGTTGTAATCACTTCAGCCGGTCAGAGTACGGAAGTTGAGACGGTGACTTATGTTGCCGACGAAGTAGGTTTGAAGTACGATTATTGCGACATTCTCTCCAAAGATGAGCTAGCTGCCGGAGTAGGCCTTGGTGGAGCTGTGTCGGCTATTGGAAAACACGTGACCACGCTTTCCCCTGATCCCAAAGGGACGAAGTTTCAGTCAATGATCCTGGTTCTTGGTGCGAGTCTCAAAGGTATGGGAGCGTCGGGATTGTCTGTAGAATCGGAAGTTTCAAGGCTCAAGGCACTCATCGATTACGCAAAGGCGAACGAGATCGCAATAATTGCCGTGGCAATCGGCGGTTCAGTTCAGAGGGGTCTTCCTGGTAGTCCGATCGAGGTAATGATTGACACAGTAGCTCCCTTTGCAGACATCTTCATCGTGACAAAGGACTCAAACAAGGACGGCAGATTCACGAATGCCGCTTCAGAAAGAAATGTGCCAATAGTGGAGATTGATTCAGCTTTCGATCTTCTCGACACATTCACAGAAG